TAGCTACGTGGTCAAGCCGCGTCAAGCTCGCCAGGGCCGCAATCCGAAGACCGGTCACCTCGTAAACGTCGCGGCCAAGCGCGTCCCCTTTTTCAAGGTCGGCAAAGAGCTGCGCCAGCGCGTCGACGGCAAACCCGTCGATCCCACCTCGGCCACCGGCTGAGTTCGCCGATGGAGACGCTCTGGGCTCCGTGGCGCATGGCGTACGTGGCGGGGCCCAAGGAGTCCGGCTGCATATTCTGCACTCACCCCGTTGCCGCGGATGCGCGCCAGGCCCTCGTGCTGGCCACCACGCCCACGAGTGTCGTCATGCTCAATCGCTTCCCCTACGCCAACGGGCATCTGATGGTCGCGCCGCGCGCACACACCGCCGAGTTGGATCAATTCTCGGCGGTGGAGTTCGGCGCGCTGATGGAAACCGTGCGCCGCGCCGCACGCGTGTTGCGTGAGGTGTTTGCCCCCGAGGGAATGAACATCGGCCTCAACCTCGGCCGCGCGGCGGGTGCTGGCGTTGCCGATCACCTGCACTGGCACCTGGTGCCGCGCTG
This region of Deltaproteobacteria bacterium genomic DNA includes:
- a CDS encoding HIT domain-containing protein, which produces METLWAPWRMAYVAGPKESGCIFCTHPVAADARQALVLATTPTSVVMLNRFPYANGHLMVAPRAHTAELDQFSAVEFGALMETVRRAARVLREVFAPEGMNIGLNLGRAAGAGVADHLHWHLVPRWVGDTNFMPLIGEVRVMPEHLLATYDRLRPHFATAAASTG
- a CDS encoding integration host factor subunit beta — protein: MTKRDLIEEVVNQYPQFSRRDAEVMVNSVFDSMADALRRGDRIEIRGFGSYVVKPRQARQGRNPKTGHLVNVAAKRVPFFKVGKELRQRVDGKPVDPTSATG